From the genome of Gymnogyps californianus isolate 813 chromosome 17, ASM1813914v2, whole genome shotgun sequence, one region includes:
- the LOC127023174 gene encoding centrosome-associated protein CEP250-like — protein sequence MALEKAEQAVAELTGAQNKLSAEAADLRVATAKMSSMNEALALDKVQLSKLVLQVSRAAKDLAKGSSPAAAAASFQTPCLPTVGLSEYGNVVPFSVQAKPPTESI from the exons ATGGCACTGGAAAAG gcagagcaggcagtagCAGAGTTGACAGGGGCTCAGAATAAGCTGAGTGCTGAAGCAGCTGATCTACGTGTTGCAACAGCGAAGATGAGCAGTATGAATGAAGCCCTTGCGCTGGATAAAGTGCAACTGAGCAAACTTGTGCTGCAggtgagcagagctgccaaAGATCTTGCCAAGGGTTcgtctccagctgctgctgctgcttcttttcagacTCCTTGCCTTCCGACAGTAGGACTGTCTGAATATGGAaatgttgttcctttttctgtccaagCCAAACCTCCTACAGAGTCAATCTGA